TTGGTACACGATAACAATAAATTGGTACGGAGAAAATGTCATATCAATCATGTAAATCTATATTCGGCTGATGGTGTCGGAAGTGTTGTGCCTTGGTATTATAATTGTATGACGTAATACATTGGGTACAATATTtgtgttacactttttttttcctgtaatttaacTACCATACTGTAGATAATGCTAAGAATCTGAAATGTCTGAGTTTAAAATAGAATTCTTTTATTTAAGTGACAATAGATCCATACGTTTTATGTATATCTGTCAGTTCAGTGACAAAAGTATAAACACATTCTATGAACATCTAAAGTTTTATATTGAATGTCAATAAGTTCATACATTTTATGAGTTCCCGGTGGTTTGGTGACAGTTTTATCGACACATTCCACGAATACTTGTAGTATTCGCATGAAAAAGAACAGATAGTTTTATTTTCAGAACAGCTTAGTGAACTAGTTTCTAACCTGAGttatacaattttacaaaaagTAATCGTATTccgttaaaaataacaaaaaatgtagCTCATAGCCATAATATTTACACAAACGATTgtctataaataaaacaattacaatAATACGGCTTAGACAGTGAAGAACAAATATACTAATCGCAtgtggaattatttttaatggctaaTTTGTTATTTAACGATAAACTTGGAAAGCGGTAGTAGAAAGGataaagagaagggggggggggtcctactcagaaaaaaatttttcggTTACCGAAAAATTAATTCGAACAGTCCAGACAAGGATTCGAACCCGGATCTTTTGGTTATGCGCTGAGGGCGCTTCCAGTTAAGCTATCCAAAACACGTACCGGAACTGCTATTTAATCACCCACATACTATTACATGAATACAGCATCCGgatttaaagagataatgtgccCCTTACTGACTTCACTGGCTTGATAAGTATCAAGTTGTTTACTTTTGTTACTATGTTATATATGGTGCGATTTGAGAACATATTACAGACAATGCACCAAGTAATTGGTATCAAAATAATTCCAAACATTGTTGCTAACTGCCAAGGCGGGCCGATTCTCTTTTAGTGGGTGGTCAATTTTCGTGTATTATCCAATTAAGTTAATTCGTACGAGTGACCTCGGCTTATTAACCTTCCGCCACTCGCTGAGTAATTGTTGTCGCCATATTTAGATTTATACGTTTCCATCACCCTTCTGAACACGAATGAGGTTGACAAAATTAaaatgcttgaattaaacattaaGTATTATAAAATTGACAATCAGTAAGCAAGTGCATGGTGAATCAGTTTCTTTCATTTCCGAGCCAATAGCCTTTAAGTAGGTTATAATGCTTGGaataacttattaaaaataaacacaagtgCTTAACTAAACATGATTCTCATTTAATAGATCGATCGCTTACCATGTAAGCAGCGAAGGTTTCAAAATAATGCGACCAATAACGGGTTAATATAAGTAAATAATCGAATTTTGACTGCCCGCTAATAACATGATTGAATACGTATAACCTGTCAAAGTAGTTCTCAGTTACGAATTGCCTCGTATCACATCACTTAGAGTGTATTGAATCCACCTGAACAGCCACAAGGTACAGGATCGTCACAAACGGCTCCGTTGGTTCTGAGAATCTCCATCATTTTTCGGTCATGGAGTATGAATGCCAGATGATACGGAGTCTGATGTAAATAGTTGATAGCATCTGTGATAACCTTCTGATTTTGGCAAAGCCATTTGGCTAGTTCGTAGTTTTTCGAGCTAACAGCGATGTGCAATAGTGAATCTCCAGTTAAGGATTCCCTTGCGGTGACATCTGCACCCATACTCAGAAGCAGCTCGATTTTCATCACTGCATCGTTAAGATCAAATCTCGCCACCATGTGGGTGCACAATCTTCCGTGTTGGTCGTATTCACTAAGTAAACGTCTTATATCGTTAGTGAAAGGTGCGAACTCCATGAACTCGAATATATTTCCCGAACTACAAAGTAAGAAAAAATGATTTTTCTCTGCTTCAAATGCTATTTCGTCTTGGACTTTATTTGTTAAACCATTGTTGTGCGTCATCGCGTTTGACTTACGGTAAGGTAGTTGAGGCGTCTTTACGTCGACACACGCGAATTGTAACTGGCTAACCGGGCAGCTCCACAATCGGTTTATgggattgataaaaaaaattgagtgtccAGTTTAAAAATAGCAAGAACTGGATTtgtataaatgtttaaatatttatattaaacactCATCGATCATGCTTTGTGCATACATTTGAGTTTGAAGACACAAGTACTGAAAATTCTTTGCACAACTTTGTCTAGCCGCCAATCATAACGTATAACGCTATAAATAATGAGAAATGATAGATCGCATGTAAATCTGTGCGTTTGTATTATAACGACGTTCTAATTAGCAAATTGTCTAACTCCATATTTTTTAAAAggtgatatttgaaattttcagaTAGTAATAGtaagaaataatattaatttattaatctaGAGGAAAATATTATAGTTATACAAGATATTGAATTGATTTTTaggtgggaaaaaaattttttaatagacTTTCTTTGCATAAATAGAGGATTTTCTGAAATAGAGTTTGATAATTTGCTAATTAGAACGTCGATAATAGAATTAAAGTAGATCCTGGAGTAAATGGATTTATAGGATTTACTCCATAGATGACAACGCTATGGTGTTGACTTGATCATCCAGAAAATTTCAACACAGGTTCTCTGAAAGTACATGAAGATCACATGGACAATGCCTTCTCTGAGTTATCGGAATGATATAGTTTCTATAAACTATCATGATTCAGccggtacagaaaaaaaattactatacaaacatcgtaattttttttattgaacattaCAGTGCCTCGCCCGAATGAAAACATCGTAATTTTTACAATGCAACGTCGTAAACTCTTTTAAATAACTTATACTGcttaaaataatacacagacGGAAACTACAAAAGAAATTATGAAGTTacaatagtaattttaaaaatatcggtagtgtaaaatatgataaaatagaaataaaaagtaCATTCGACAAAGTAAGAATTTTCTTagacaatagtaaaaaaaatgtattaaaaataattctttttttttccattttcgaACTCTAAACATAACCttaatgacaaaattaaaattaatatctgattaaattatttatcagaaatgaattatttatttatcataataTAATGAATTTTCTCTTATTAAACGAAATTATTCAAAACGTTTTCGACGTGCAAAACGCCCGTAagagatataatttaaaatgatttacaTGATTTGACAGAATTGAAAACGatttaaaaatgaatcattttcaattatatcaaataattttatttaatcagGGTTGATAAAGTCAGCTTTAACCACAATGTCAAATGGCAGTTGTCATTAAGATAATGGAAGACCACCCAATATTAACTTATAATTGCTATTTTTATCAATACATATAGCGAAAAAATatagttaattaataattatagttAAAGTGTTAATGTATAAGAGTAACTGTTATAACGAACGTAAGCTTCGTCGTAAGGTCGTTACCGAAATAATGAATTCGAAACTCTAGGTCATTGCCGTAGTTATTGATGACAGTTAACAGTTCATAACCTTGTTTGCGGGCATTGGAAATAAACAGCTGTTGAGGTAGGTAAGTCTGCGTTTGATCAGGTTGGTTTATCTACGTAACCATCGGtggaattcaaaataaaaaacaacgtAGATACTGATCAGAGTCATTAACTATCTGGTAATTGCCCATTTACACTCAAATATTTTTGTCTTCACACCCATTTGTTACACGAATTAGTGTGCTAATCAGCTGCCAAAATACACAGGTGGCAACATAATATTTTACACTTCAGCTGTTACATATTTGAGCGTACCATTGCATGCCAAATCTGAAAGATGCAGTGTAAGTGAGTGAGAAAGGATATCATAGCATAAACTATACATCGCAGGACAACTACCTTGaactaattacaaaaataaaagatAAGCCACTATCCAAAAGTAACCGCACATCTGCTACATCCTTAATAGGCCCTATTACGGCAGTTATAACCCGTTTCTAATTATGCTAGACACGTTCTGTCGCTAGGTTTACTCAAATGCGTTTCGCACGCAGTTATAGTGTGATCGTCAAAAGTATCTAGTCGTCTCTTGGCTTGATCGTTGTAAATCCCACACAATTAGTTTTGCATCGTTAGCCGATTATTAATGTCTTATGTGGGTTAGTCAATCAGTCAACGATTTAACGTGACTAGTTTTTGTAGTTTTTCAGTAAATTAAGTCTCTATAGACGTAGTTATAAATTTGTTCTAGTGCTTCAAGAAGCTTTATAAAAAGACAGCAGTCGCGAGAACAGCACATAAGATTTTTGATCGTCACCGAGGACGAATTAACAAAATGGAAGTCGAATACGTATCTATTCATCATGAAGAGTTAGATACCTATATATTGGTACCTAAGGAGTGGCCTAAGCGTGCTAATAGCCTAGTTTTGACATTGGCAGAACTAATAATCGCTCAGCTTAATGAAGTGAGCCCGATTGTCAAAATGAGTGACATACCGACCCGATTAATCCGTTGTGTAAATGATAGAAGATTTTACTACATCTTCAACAAAGTGCCAAAAGAGTGAGTAATGAAGAATACTCTGGATTTGCGGAGAACGGAAAAAGAAAATTCTACGTGTTGATtccgctttttttttaatttcagaaaaatGATTGGCGCCTTTGCTTACAATATAATAGTTCCTGATCCCAACGAAGATATCAAAATAGAAATCATTAGCGGACATGATATTGACCGTATTTTATGGCCAAGTGACGGTACACGCGTCACACCTGTTACCCAGCAGTAAGTTGTTACATATTGCAAAGTTCAGTGAAATAAGTGCGGGGTTAAAGTGATTTCTCAGTGCTAATGTGCCTGCTAATAATGATACTAACTTTGTATATTAGCGTTGCTTATGGCGGTAGTATGGTGAActgattaaattattttgcagGTCACTTCAACGAGAAGACATATGTGAAGTTTGTGGTAGAGTTATTGGTGAAAAAAGTCGTTAGATACACCATGTTCTTGAGTCATGTAAGTCGATTACGAACTCGTGATACTTGTAACTTCTAAGTTTTATTTCTGAAGCAGTTTTTTAAGTTCTGTGAGATTTACCGAAGGCTGTTTTAAGGCTGTTAGTCATATTAGTGTATATGAAACACGTTACGGTTAAGCTTGAGAGTGTGAGTGAACGTTGTCTGGATATAAGTGGCAAGGATGTGGAGGCTGAGCGCAAGCGCAGATCGTTAGTGAGTTAGAAAGAGTGGGAGAATATGAGCAGTCAGTATGAAATACGACAGCGTAAATTGTAAAGCTTGAGTCGTTACTTTAAAGTGTAAAGTTAAACTTCTGAAGTATCTTAGGGGAAAAATTTTTCACTTATTAATCTTGTGTTTGTTACAGGTTCAATTGAAAATTGTAATGCTAGTTCTTCTAACTTTTATGAAACTTACTCTATGAAGAATATATAGTGCAATCAGTGCGATATCTCGTATAGTGCTTACGTGAATAAATCCACGTACTCAGTATTCCATCAATTGTAAATGAAAAATTGAAATGATCGTTTTCCGAAGCCACTTTATGTGTAATAAAATTATGAGAgaaataaagtttatttattttttatttacgagTTTTACTTATCAAATCACGATATTACTCATGAATTGAGTggtattcataatttaaaaacgAACTAACTTCCATTTAGTGAAACATACTATAAGTATGTTCTGCTATTCACAATGAAATGTATTTGAGAAAAAACAGGCCTTCTATTTGCAATGTATTCTTAGATCATCGAAAATACTTCTACTAACTAATACAATTGCTCAGGCATTCTTGAAGTCACGTATTAGCACTTGGTTTGGTTGGTGGTCCCTAGTTTAGGATGCAAATTATACTTATTTCAATATCAATGGAATAGAAGTAATAAAAGAGCTATAAAGTGTCCAGTGGCTCAACGCCTGGTAAATAATAAGTCGAGCTTGGAATAAATAGGAAATGGCGTCATTCATTCCAAACCTTACTTCTAGCACTCTGGTATTAATTATAAGTATAGTTTATTATCAAATGATTAAGATTCTCATGAAGCGGTTGCCTAAATTTCAACTATTCCTACGAACACCTAATCGCAGGAGTACATTCTTTGCACAATATATGAAACAATATTGAGGTTACCTTGGCTACTTGAGACTAAGTATAACTATTCACCAGAAAGAAAACAATGAGTTGCTTTGACGTATACAATAGAATACTTTCAGTATTGACAATAGTGATGAGACCATACCATATCAATTAGATATACGATTGTAAAGAGGCCAATAAGCATTCTACAACGACAAAAAATGTGTTAATTGTAAGTACACTTATCTTTAAgtatatttctataaaaatttaTCTGCTGTATAGAGTGTTGTGGCCTCAGCCAAGAATAAACATCCGTAAAGATGAAACGCAGAAAAACGAGTAGCATCGTCACTATGacgattttttaatatttggcttCCATAATCGGAAAATTGACTTCGATATACTGATACGACGAAAATATCTGGAGCACTCAAACATCTTAACATCATTTTTATGGTTCGTAAAAAGTAAATCTTTCTTAGAGGCtgtaaaattgaatttaactGTGTGTATTCAATTTATGTACTAGTTCAATTTAACATTTGCTTGCTCGTAAACTATATGATTTATGACCAATAAAACGTTTTGCTTCTGTGTGCGACGCACGTATGTCATGCACGTGACTAAAGAACAATATATCCGAATTTAATTTGGTTAATAGACGCACTTAATTTGAATAACAATGTCTTCATTACAGAAGTTAAAAGGGGCATCAGTAGTGGTCAAAAGTTTTGTTCCATGGGTGGCATAGCAACGTTGAAAGAGCGAGATTTATATGTCCTAATTGTTCCACACGATAAATTCAGTGTGTAAATCTTAGCTCGGTAGAACACATGTTGTATGTTAACAAAACAATGTGTCTTTAATTTTGAGTAGTGTAATCAACGTCATTAAACGCGTCACGAACTTTAAGGACTAACGTTGTCATTTTCGTAGAATCaaaagcattaaaataaaatttttattttagtttcagtTTAACAATTATGAGATTTATACTCCCTTGCGCATCAACagaaatcaaataaataaagaaGTAAATTCCACGATATAAACCAGGACTACGACTGAacacgataataaaaaaaacattaataaaaacattcgATGTAGAGAAAAGTATACTGTTCATTAGGCACAAAATTGGTGTCTCCAACTTTGCACAGCCACAAAAACGGATCAAGAGCTTTAGGAGTCGCTGTGACCTCTCCTATTGTAATCACGGCCGTGTCAAGTCTTTTACTCTTCTTCCATTCCCGGCAAAGCTCATCGTACAATATAATTTCCAATGCAGCTAGAGGGCAGATTTCCCATTGACGCGGCACAATACATCCGTATTTTAGACCCATTTTTAAATGGATAAAAATTGATAGTACTCGCACACGACTTTCTTGTGCAATAAGTTTTCTTGCAATGTTTACGTGACGAGATACTTGCAGTCTTTTTATTATGAAAGGTTAATAACCCAGCATGCAGTAGGTCTTTTTTAAACTTAGCTGATAATTACCTTAATGACCAGCTAATTTTAGATTTGGAAAACATTATCTCAAATGTTGTTGAATTTATGTCTTGCGACCATCATGATTATGATTGTCATCGTTATCATTATAATTATTAGATGCATGTGAAGACAATAATATCAATCGAAAAGTCAGAGGTCTCTAAAAATTTGGGGATTTGATGTCTTCGTTAAACGACCAAAGACTCGATCTTTTCTATATTTTCTTTCAGTGAAACAAACTATTGGTACATTCTGTTCTTGCAACAGCGCATAGCTAGGAATATACATGAGTTGCATATAAATATCGTCTTTTAATACTAGTCTTATTTTATAGTTGTAATAAAGCTGGATCCATATCCGTCGAGTACAGTAATTGATCGAAAATTGGAGAATAACCGGAAACCAATAAAGTATTGTATAGAAAATAATGAAGCAATAAGTATTCTTAAGTCAGGAGATTTAACACTGAGTGAAGAATGGGTTGTTTacaaattatcaatttaaaaatatccAACTGAGAGCGTATATAAATACTGAAGCGAACTCATATACGATTAGTTTGCCAACAACCGTCGATACAATAAGCGATAAGGTTACTTAGCGTTCGACCAGCCAAGTTCAAGGTACCATGCcgtatatttaatttcattattttaatcctATAAGTCTGTGGAGGAGAATGAACCAGTTGGATTTCGCAAGCCTTGCTTGGGCGGAACACATTTGCAGCATGACCATCGAAGAGTCAGGTACCTGGGAAACTTTTGCAAAGCTGGAAAATATGGAGAAGAACCGGAACAGCTTAGTCCCATGTTGGGATCATACTAGAGTTAAGTTGACTACGAGTGAATCCGCATCAGACTACATCCATGCCAATTACGTGAATGGTTTTGAGGAGAAGAAGAAGTTCATCTGCACCCAAGCACCGAAAATCAACACTTTGGTCGACTTCTACCAGATGATCTGGAGTGAAAACAGTTGCATTATCATCATGCTAGTGAATGTGACACCCAGTTGCTTTCAGTATTGGCCTTCCAACGAAGATGAAACTGTGCAAGTCGGTCAGTTCACAATAACGAGAACCAACATAGAAATGTTTTTCAACTACATTGCAACAGACTTATCTATAAGTGATCCATCTGGAGAATCACGTAGAATCCGCCACTTTCTATATACTGGCTGGACAGAAGATGACGTTCCTGATGACGTAGCTGAATTTTATCAGTTTGTGCAAAGAACCAATCAAGCCCGCACAGCAGCAGTACGATCAACATTGAAGCTAAATAAAAATCGCCCTGGGCCCATCATTGTACACTGTGACACGGGGATTGGCCGAACTGGGACCTTTTGCACGGTAGACATCGCGCTCTTTAGGATGATGAAGACCGCAACAATCTCTATTCCGGAAATTGTTACTCTCATCCGACAACAAAGACATTCTAGTGTGATAActtttgaacaatattttttctGCTATCGTATATTGATGCATTTTTTGTCACATATACTTCAGAAATTGACTTGCACGAGACATGGAATAACTAGATGTATAGATAAGATCGCTTCAAAGTAATAGTCTAACTTGTCTGATTCTCCCAAATTTCTGTTTATTGTTTTCGTATAGAACTTTATACATTGATAAGTTATATCCTTATATAACTGTTATTCAACGGTTAAGTAAATAAAGATTACAGAGCTGTGTGTTTGTAACTCTGAATTATTCATTATCAAACCGTCCCGCTTGACGTACGCTTCGCAACTCAGAATTCATAaaggaaacaaataatttataaacttttgaaGAAATGGAGATGTCAAACTTCATAATTCGCTTGGAAGAAGTACTAGCAGAAAGGAACAGTGAAGGTGAAAACTTTTTCCATGAAGCAGCTAGAAGTGGAAGTTTCTCACTTATTACAAGATTCATGCCATTTATCCGAGGTATTTATGCAGCAGCAGCTCTGAATGCACCTAACTATGCCGGTCAAATGAGCATCCATGTGGCGGCTGTGACTCATGGGAAATGGTACGCAGCAAAGTTTATTGAAAGTTTGGTGGAGTTGGGAGCTGACATTAATGGACAAGAAAGTATTGAAAGTAACACTGCTCTTCACCTTGCAGTAATTCAACGTGATTATGAGCTGACTCAGTGGCTCTGTGGACAGCCAGGTATAAATTTGGAGCTCCGCAATGCCAAAAATCTTTCGGCATTTGAGTTAGCTCTGAAAAATGGAAACAAGAAAATGATACGAATTCTGAAAACGTTTTATTCTATAGGAAACGACGATTCAATTTAAAGTAAATGTTGTTTTTGTTAGGTTGGAAAATCGTTATGTAATATTGTCTAATAAATATACTGATGATAGCTGCGTTTCTTTTCATGACTATCATAACTTCCTTGTCAGTTAGACTGCGAAATCATTTCAATAATTATGGTTTGAATCTTGGTCATAAAATGATAAACCCGTTCCGTGAACACGCAACTGCTGCATGATATGAGTTGACCTTATCACTCGGGTataattaattcatttattttgcgAGTGTGAGTAAAATGACGCATGATACCGTTGATAGTAAAACAACTGCGGCAGTCAACTTCGACTTAAAAATAGATATGGCGTCAATGTTAAATATGTTTCAGACATCTTACATAATAGGCACTGAAAATAAGTCTAGATTTATCATATGACTATAGGTTATTGAAAGAATTTTCTTGTTAGCAATTCCTTTCAAGAAGACTTCTTCCTTCTTTTACGATAGATTTCTTGGTATCAATCGCCAAgtgatatatttaaaatttatagggATTTAGGATCTCAAGCTGATGAATAGAGACTATCATCATAATGTTGTTATGCTCAGCGATATATCACTACTTTGTGAACAGCAGATTGTCAAACTGTGATAAAATTTGGGTTCGAATTGTCAGACAATGtctacaatgtaaaaaaattagttctGGCATAACATCTAttagaaatttaaattaattgaaatttatggTTTGGTGGTGAATTTTAAATCCTTTTGTTGTCGGGAAATTTCCGGTCATAGACCGGTCAATTACGTCATGGCCTAATTTCGACAGTATATAAACTGCGTTGACACGATTACTTTATTAGTATCCAATCATTATTTGTCAAAACTCCCTGTCCCTAGTGGTTTTAAATCCAGACAAAGCAATGGAGAAGCATGTGAGTTAGctttctttttaactttcatgttGTCTTAAATAAACCGTGTTCGTCAAATAAATCTTTGATTCTTCGTAAcccaataatttttatattattacagaTGAGTACGGATCGGCCCATTACAATCACTCTACAAGAACTTCGATTCTGCCGTAACAAAATAATCATTTTATGTCACGTGAAGCAGCAGTTACGACAACGATTAGATTCTTACCGTTTCCAAAACCAAATCACTGCAATTGACAAAGAAATTACATTTCTTAAACATAAAGTAGTTCTCTTGAATAAAAGGTTAGTAAGTCCAAATAAGCACTTCTCAAGGATTAATTTTATCTCAAAATTACTAAATTGAGTAAAAACTTTTCAACTACTTGAGTACTTGAACTACTTTAGAAATTTATCAAATCCATTCATCAATCACTTATCTTCATGTGTGGTCATCGTCCCATTTTCACTTTCAGGCTTTCGGGTTTAAGACATGCAACAACCGTAGTGGAATTCATTCAATAATGAGCAAAGAGCACTTATGCATAAGTTATGTTGTATGATTCATGCTTGATGTATTACTTATAGTATTACAGTGTTAATTATTGTGATGTAGATACTAGCTccgtaattaattatatttttaaagaggTGCACGGTTAGGAGAATAATAATTGATGTAAGTTTTCAGGAAACTATTATTTGTAtactcataaataaatttttttattttgaattgttttcttttaaatttcctGGTCAGTGACGACAATTAGGCAAAGCTTGGCCAAGTCATTTCTTCTTAACATTTCTATTTTGATGTTATAATAATCCTCATAATCATCATATTTAGACTAGTAGAAGAGGCGCGAATCACAAGGTACTGTGAGTACCCCTCCACTAATTTTATTCCCACTTAATAGACATTATCAGTGTTGTAGTTAAAAAAGGTATCG
The DNA window shown above is from Bacillus rossius redtenbacheri isolate Brsri chromosome 2, Brsri_v3, whole genome shotgun sequence and carries:
- the LOC134529965 gene encoding LOW QUALITY PROTEIN: tyrosine-protein phosphatase non-receptor type 9-like (The sequence of the model RefSeq protein was modified relative to this genomic sequence to represent the inferred CDS: substituted 1 base at 1 genomic stop codon) produces the protein MPYIXFHYFNPISLWRRMNQLDFASLAWAEHICSMTIEESGTWETFAKLENMEKNRNSLVPCWDHTRVKLTTSESASDYIHANYVNGFEEKKKFICTQAPKINTLVDFYQMIWSENSCIIIMLVNVTPSCFQYWPSNEDETVQVGQFTITRTNIEMFFNYIATDLSISDPSGESRRIRHFLYTGWTEDDVPDDVAEFYQFVQRTNQARTAAVRSTLKLNKNRPGPIIVHCDTGIGRTGTFCTVDIALFRMMKTATISIPEIVTLIRQQRHSSVITFEQYFFCYRILMHFLSHILQKLTCTRHGITRCIDKIASK